A genomic region of Bernardetia sp. ABR2-2B contains the following coding sequences:
- a CDS encoding pyruvate dehydrogenase complex dihydrolipoamide acetyltransferase → MAEILIMPRLTDTMEEGVVASILVKEGDTIKSGDLLAEIETDKATMEWESFVDGEVLYIGVSEGEGVPVNDPVLILGKKGEDISDLKAKFGTANSESSQEGGKEKSDEKEMQKEPKKEVEQPKQEKSSAKKIDTSSINAVVLRMRKMTDTMEEGVLASWLVKVGDKLKSGDVIAEVETDKATMDFDIYDDGEVLYLAAEEGDSVPIDAPIAVIGEKGADYQALLDAENSDTDSSSNSDSEEEEQTKTKQETKSVSSSDSDSSSSSNESSEGRIFISPLAKKMAEENGYDINQIEGSGENGRITKKDIENFTPQKATKAETKQVSDNQSDVQSAQKSAPAFAQEGTQDEKVSQMRKAIAKSLSASKFTAPHFYLTIAVNMDKAIETRKMLNGLSDTKISFNDIVIKSTALALKKHPAINASWQGDVIRYHDNVHMGVAVAVDEGLLVPVVRFAEMKTLSQINTEVKDYAGKAKDKKLQPSDWEGSTFTISNLGMFGIEEFTAIINAPNACILAVGAITQQPIVKEGEIVVGNIMKMTLSCDHRVVDGAVGAAFLQTLKEFMENPLKMLV, encoded by the coding sequence ATGGCTGAAATCCTTATTATGCCACGCCTTACTGATACCATGGAAGAAGGCGTTGTAGCAAGTATACTCGTAAAAGAAGGTGACACAATAAAATCAGGCGACCTTTTAGCTGAAATTGAAACTGATAAAGCAACCATGGAATGGGAAAGTTTCGTTGATGGCGAAGTCTTATATATTGGCGTTAGTGAAGGAGAGGGAGTTCCTGTAAATGACCCAGTTTTGATTTTGGGCAAAAAGGGAGAAGATATTTCAGACTTAAAAGCAAAATTTGGGACAGCAAATAGTGAATCTTCTCAAGAAGGAGGTAAGGAAAAGTCAGACGAAAAAGAAATGCAAAAAGAGCCTAAAAAAGAAGTAGAACAGCCAAAGCAAGAAAAATCTTCTGCTAAAAAAATTGATACTTCCTCTATCAATGCTGTTGTTCTTCGTATGAGAAAAATGACTGATACTATGGAAGAGGGGGTTTTGGCATCTTGGCTCGTAAAAGTAGGCGACAAACTCAAATCTGGAGATGTCATTGCCGAAGTAGAAACAGACAAGGCTACAATGGATTTTGATATTTATGATGATGGCGAAGTTTTATATTTAGCAGCTGAAGAAGGCGATAGTGTTCCTATTGATGCACCCATCGCAGTTATTGGTGAAAAAGGAGCAGATTATCAAGCTCTTTTAGATGCTGAAAATTCAGATACTGATAGTAGTTCTAATTCTGATAGTGAGGAAGAAGAGCAAACAAAAACTAAACAAGAAACAAAATCAGTTTCTAGTTCCGATTCTGATAGTTCTAGTTCTTCTAATGAAAGCTCAGAAGGACGTATTTTTATATCTCCTTTAGCCAAAAAAATGGCAGAAGAAAATGGATATGATATCAATCAAATAGAAGGAAGTGGTGAGAATGGAAGAATTACTAAAAAAGATATAGAGAACTTTACTCCTCAAAAAGCTACTAAAGCAGAAACAAAACAAGTTTCTGATAATCAATCTGATGTCCAATCTGCTCAAAAATCAGCACCAGCTTTTGCACAAGAGGGAACACAAGACGAGAAGGTTTCGCAGATGCGTAAGGCAATTGCAAAGAGCCTTTCTGCTAGTAAATTTACAGCTCCTCACTTTTATCTAACGATTGCTGTAAATATGGATAAAGCCATCGAAACACGTAAAATGTTAAATGGTCTTTCTGATACAAAAATTTCATTTAATGATATTGTAATCAAATCAACAGCTTTGGCTCTCAAAAAACACCCAGCTATAAATGCTTCTTGGCAAGGCGATGTTATTCGTTATCATGACAATGTCCATATGGGTGTTGCTGTGGCAGTAGATGAAGGTTTATTAGTTCCTGTGGTTCGCTTTGCAGAGATGAAAACACTTTCTCAAATCAATACTGAAGTAAAAGATTACGCAGGAAAGGCAAAAGATAAAAAATTACAGCCTTCAGATTGGGAAGGAAGTACATTTACGATTTCTAATCTGGGAATGTTCGGAATTGAAGAGTTTACAGCAATTATCAATGCGCCAAATGCTTGTATTTTAGCTGTCGGTGCAATTACCCAACAGCCTATCGTGAAAGAAGGCGAAATTGTAGTTGGAAATATTATGAAAATGACTTTGTCATGCGACCATAGAGTTGTTGATGGAGCTGTTGGTGCAGCATTTTTACAGACTTTGAAAGAGTTTATGGAAAATCCTTTGAAAATGTTAGTTTAA
- a CDS encoding helix-turn-helix transcriptional regulator encodes MNQGIRFKNAREFLGLSQTEASIKIGISQNSVSKMELGKTAKPNVKYLMFLKSEGINTEWLISGNGEMLNKNTTFEEKESSKWKDRALKAEAEISNLKDTVSELRKKINTLYEHLITKDLKIEGLELGKGKASSKKATLPTNEELNLFSLNFGE; translated from the coding sequence ATGAATCAAGGAATTAGATTTAAAAACGCAAGGGAATTTTTAGGCTTATCCCAAACAGAAGCATCAATAAAAATAGGTATTAGTCAAAATTCTGTAAGTAAAATGGAATTAGGAAAGACTGCCAAACCCAATGTAAAGTATTTGATGTTTCTAAAAAGCGAGGGGATTAATACTGAATGGTTAATTAGTGGAAATGGAGAAATGCTAAACAAAAATACAACTTTTGAAGAAAAAGAGAGTAGCAAATGGAAAGACAGAGCTTTAAAAGCAGAAGCAGAAATATCTAATCTAAAAGATACAGTTTCGGAGTTACGTAAAAAAATAAATACTTTGTATGAGCATCTAATAACCAAAGACCTAAAAATAGAAGGTCTTGAGCTGGGAAAGGGTAAGGCAAGTAGTAAAAAAGCGACACTACCTACAAATGAAGAGTTAAACTTATTTAGTTTGAATTTTGGAGAGTAG